TCCCTGAGGGAAACGCAGGCGGCCTGCGCCGCGGTTCCCGGCGCCGGATAGGCTCGCCGGGTGGAGCCGCCTCACCAGACGCCGTACGAGAACCCGGACGGACCGCCGTCCGAGGGGCCGTACGCCGGGCAGCCGGGCCGCGACCGGCGCCGGCCCTGGGTCGTCGGCGTCTCCGGCGCCTCCGGCACCCCGTACGCGGCCGCCGTGCTGCGCGCGCTGCTGGCGGCCGGGGAGGCCGTCGACCTCGTCGTCAGCCGGGCCGCGCGGCTGACGGTGCTGGACGAGACGGGCGGCCCGTTCCGCGACGCGCACTGGCGCGACGACCTGCGGCGCTGGCTCGCCGCGGGCGCCGAAGGACGGCCGGACGCCTTCGGTCCGGTGGACCTCTCCGGCGTACGGCACTGGGCGGCCGGCGATCTGGCGGGCGGCCCCTCCTCCGGTTCGTACGCCGCGAAGGGCATGATCGTCGTCCCGGCGTCGACCGCCGCGGTGGCCGGCATCGCGCTCGGGCTCTCCAAGGACCTCCTCCAGCGCGCGGCGAGCGTGACGCTGAAGGAGGGCCGGCCGCTGGTCGTCGTCGTACGGGAGACGCCGCTGCCCGGGCCGACGCTGCGGCAGATGGTCGCCCTGGACGAGGCGGGCGCCGTGGTCCTCCCGGCCGCACCCGCCTTCTACGCCGGGGCCACCGGCATCCAGGACCTCGTGGACTTCGTCGCCGGCCGCGCCCTTGACGCCGCGGGCGTGGCGCACAAGCTCTATCGCAGATGGGAAGGGGAGCTGGGGCGCTCCCGCTGACACAGCAGATGGCACGCAGCAGACAGCCGGCAGCCGGCACAGCAGCACGGAAGGCTTGAGATCGCACATGGACGCCGTCGACAGACAGCTCATCCAGGCACTGCGGGAGAACGGCCGGGCCTCGTACGCCGAGCTGGGCCGGCTCGTGGGGCTCTCCGGGCCCAGCGTCACGGACCGGATCAACCGCCTGGAGGCCGCCGGGGTGATCACCGGCTACCGCGCCACGGTCGACGCCGCCCTGCTGGGCCGGGGCGTCACCGCGCTCGTCGGGATCTCGCTCTCCGAGGCGGTGGACCACGACGACGTCGCGGACCGGCTGCGGGACCTGCCGGAGATCGAGGACTGCTTCTTCATCGCCGGTGCGGATTCGTTCATGCTCAAGGTGCGGGCGCCGGACGTCGACGGGCTGGGGAAGACGGTGCGGCGGATGTCGCGGATCAAGGGCGTCTCGCACACGGCGACGACGGTGGTGCTCTCCACGATGTGGGAGAGCAGGGTGGGGGAGATCGCGGAGGAGTAGGCCGCGTAGGCTCGGATACGCGCAGATGCGCAGGAACGTGACTTACGGGCTGGGAGGCGGCGCGTGGACGCAGGGCTCAGGCGCGAGCTGGCGGAGAAGGCGCGCGCGGGCGCACGGCTGAGCCGGGCGGACGGCGTCGCGCTGTACGGGAGCGACGACCTGGCGTGGCTGGGCGGGCTCGCGCACGAGGCGCGGACGCGGCGGCACGGGGAGCGCGGGTACTTCGCGACGGCCGCGGACCCCGCCGAGCCGGTGGCGGAGGTCTCGTACGGCGGGGAGGACCCCGCGCAGACCGTCGACGTGCTCCTGGCGCTCCGGGACCGGCAGGACGCCGGCGCCGGCCTGCTGGCCGTCGTGCCGCTGGCGGCGGGGCGGGTCACGGGCGCGGCGGCGCTGAAGACGTTCGCGGTGGCGCGGCTGCTGCTGGACAACGTGCCGCACGTACGGGCCGCGTGGACCGCGTACGGCACGCAGACGGCGCAGCTCGCGCTCCAGCACGGCGCGGACGACTTCGCCCCGGCGCCGGGCGCGGCCGGCACGCTCCCGGCCGAGGAACTCGTCGAGCTCATCCAGGACGCGGGCCTGCACCCGGTCGAGCGCGACGCGCGCTACGCCGCCGTCCGCGAGCACGCGGGCCCGGACCCGGAGCGGCGCGAGGCGCCGCAGCCGATGCGCTTCTGAGGCCGCCGTGACCCTGCGCTACGAGCTGGACCCGGCGGTCACCCCTGCCCTGCGGGACGGCATATGCACGCTCTGGGCCGACGTCAGCAACGCGGGCGGCGCGGTGGGCTTCGTCCCCCCGGTGACGCCCGCGGACATCCGCCCGGAGCTGGTCAAGCACCTCGCGGCCATGGCGGAGGGCCGCACCCACCTGATCGCCGGCCTCGACGGGGCCGGCCGCCCGGCCGCCACCGCGTTCCTGACGCTCAACACCCACCGCCTGATGCGGCACTGGTGCTGGCTCTACACCGTGATGGTCCACCCCGGCCGGCAGGGCACGGGCGAGGGCCGCCGCCTCATGGCCGCCGCGGCGGACGCGGCACACGGCCTGGGGATGCGGGGGATCCGGCTGACGTGCCGGGGCGGGACGGGGGCCGACACGTTCTACGCGTCCTGCGGCTACAAGGAGGTCGGCCGCGTACCCGACGCGATACGGGTCGCGGACGACGACTACCGCGACGACATCACGATGTGGCTGCCGCTGCATACTTGAGTACGACTCGCACGGAGCACCACCGGCACGGAGCACCACCCGCACGCAGCGCCACCCTGACCGACGGAGCAGAGAGCAGAGAGAAGTTGTCAGCCGTGACCCCCAAACCGAACCCCGCCGTCCGCTACACCGCCATGCGCCTCGGCGTCTTCGCCGCGTCGTTCGTGATCCTGGCCGTCCTGGTCCGGGTCGGCGCGCTCCCGGCGGGCCTGGGCGACTCGAACTACCTGTGGGTCATGCTGCTGTCGATCGTCGTCTCCGCGCCGCTGAGCTTCGTCCTGCTGCGCCGGCAGCGGGACGAGATGTCGGAGCAGATCGTGGGCCGGGTGCAGAGGTCGAAGGAGCGGCTGGCGGCGAACCGCAGCCGCGAGGACGAGGCGGACGACGAGGCACGCGGCACGGCGTAGGTACGCCGTAGGGGAGCGCTGTAGCGGAACGGCGTGGAGGGAACGGCTGGGAGGGCCGCACAGGGGGACGTGAGGGGCGTCACCGTCACCCCCAAAGCCGCACTATGGGAATGTCAAAGCAGGAGTGTTAGTCTTCTCGTCATGACGACGACGGTGCCTGCGCTTCGCATGCCTACGAGCCCTCTGCTCGTGGCGCGCCTGCACGTCGATCTCTGCCGCTGCCTGTCCGCGGCATGTCAGAGCCGCTAGTCCCCGCGCTCTGACCGGTCACGCACCACATTCCCCAAGTAGCAGACGCGCGCCCGTCGTCCCGGTCCCGGCACCACCGTGCCCGGACGAGGCGGCCCGGCGCGCCCAGTCACGGAGACGCCCGTGTCCACACCCACCCCCGCCCCCACCGCGCAGCCGCGCAGCGGCTTCCGGATACCCAAGGTGCCCTTCTGGGCCCAGATCCTCGCCGGCCTCGTCCTCGGCGTGCTCCTCGGCTGGGCCGCCCGTACCGGCGACGTCGCCTGGCTGAAGGACACCCTGGACCAGATCGGCACCATCTTCGTCCAACTGCTCAAGCTGGCGGTCGCCCCGCTGGTGTTCTTCGCCATCCTGGTGTCGATCACCAACCTGCGGAACGTCAACAACGCCGCCCGCCTCGCGACCCGTACCCTGCTGTGGTTCTTCGCCACCTCGCTGATCGCGGTCGCCATCGGCCTGGCCATCGGCCTGCTCACCAACCCCGGCGCCGGCACCGACCTGTCCCCGAAGGACGGCGCCGCCCCCGAGGACAGCGGCTCGTGGATCGACTTCCTCACCGGGATCATCCCGACGGACGTCATCACGCCCTTCACCGAACTGAACGTGCTGCAGATCGTCTTCATGGCCGCCGCCCTCGGCGTCGCCGCCCTGAAGCTCGGCGAGAAGGCCCAGCCGATCATCGCGTTCAGCGAAACGATTCTGGAACTGCTGCAGAAGGCGCTGTGGTGGGTCATCCGCCTCGCCCCCCTCGGCACCGTGGGCCTCATCGGCTTCGCGATCGCCGACTACGGCTGGAACCTGATCAGCAAGTACGCGACCTTCACCGCCGACGTCTACATCGGCTGCGCCCTGGTCCTCTTCGGCGTCTACCCGCTCCTGCTGGCCACGGTCGCCAAGGTCAGCCCCCTGCAGTTCTTCCGCGGCGCCTGGCCCGCGATCCAGCTCGCCTTCGTCTCCCGCTCCTCGGTCGGCACCATGCCGGTCACCAAGAAGGTCACCGAACGCCTCGGCGTCCCCAAGGAGTACACCTCCTTCGCGGTCCCCTTCGGCGCGACGACGAAGATGGACGGCTGCGCCGCGATCTACCCGGCCCTGGCGGCCATCTTCATCGCCGAGATCTTCGACGTCAGCCTGGGCCTCCAGGACTACATCCTGATCGCCTTCGTCTCGGTCATCGGCTCCGCCGCCACCGCGGGCCTCACGGGCGCCACCATCATGACCACCCTGACCCTCTCCACCCTGGGCCTCCCCCTGGAGGGCGTGGGCCTGCTGCTGGCGATCGACCCGATCCTGGACATGGTCCGCACGGCGACGAACGTCGCGGGCCAGGCGGTGATCCCGGTGCTGGTCGCGTCGCAGGAGAAGATCCTGGACCGCGACATGTACGAGTACGCCACCAGCTTCGACCTCGACGACCCGGACCCGGTGGACTCCCAGCAGCCCGCCCAGAGCCCTGCGGTCACAGTACCGGCCTGACCTGCTCCACAACGCGCGTTGCCCGCACCCTCCCGACTGGGCAGGGTGCGGGCAACGGCCTGCTTCAGTGCTTTTGCGTTCGAGAATGTCCTGTCCAAGTCCTCATGCGGCCGTTCCTCGACGCGGTGCCGTCTCAGCTCCGCCACGTTCTTGTGAGTGCCCTGTCACGTGAAGTCACCGTGTTTGGCGAAGAGGAATCAGGGGCGATGCTGGAGGCTCTCGCACGGCAGCACGACCTGTGGGCGAACATCAACGCAACGCCGGTGGAAGACCGGCTCGGAGCCGACCTGATCTACTACCACGAGGCCACCCAGAGCTTTGTTCTCGTGCAGGTCAAACGACTACCGTCGGCTGCGGGCGACCGGTGGATGTACGTGGATCAGCGGTTGCTCGGGCAACTCGACCGTCTGGACCGGGTCGCGGCTATGAGCAGGACCCCTCAGGTGCCTGACCAGTGTGGACGTCCCTGCTCGGCCCGGCCAGATGGCCACTAGCATGCCGTCCACCTGGCCGCTGCGTGTCCGTCTAAGTGACCACGAAAGTGCCGTCCATGTGGCCGTTGATGTTGGATGTGTGGCAGCGTGGGACGTATGTCTACCCCTCGTGACCTCATCCCGCGCCAGGCGGAGCACCTGGTGAGCGATTCCCTGGAGGACACGCGCGTCGTCCTGATCAATGGCGCCCGGCAGGCGGGTAAGTCCACTTTGACCCATTTGATCACTGGGGGTCGCCCGGATGCGGTTATTCGGCTGCTCGACGACAGGGCGACATTGCAGGCTGCCCGGGATGATCCGGTGGGTTTCGTCGAGCATGACGCCTTGATGGTCATCGACGAGATTCAACTGGTGCCTGAGCTGCTGCGCTCGATCAAAGTCGCGGTCGACCTGGATCCGACTCCCGGCAGGTTCCTGCTCACCGGCTCCTCCCGGATCCTGGCCCTGCGCACGCTGCCGGACGCACTGCCCGGTCGTATGGAGGTGATCGAGCTGTGGCCGTTCTCGCAAGGCGAGCTGCACGACGGCGCCGACCGGTTCATCGACGCCGCGTTCGCTCACGGTCCTGCCCTCAAGCACACTTCTGCTCTGCGTAAGCGCGACTACCTGGAGCGAGCCGTCGTCGGCGGCTTCCCGGAGGCGGTTCGGCGCAACTCGCGGCGCCGCTCCGCGTTCTTCAACTCCTACCTCTCCACCTTGATCGAACGCGATGTGCTGGAGCTGGCGAGCATCGAGCGACACGGCGAGCTGCTCAAGCTCCTCGCTTTGCTCGCGGGGCGGGCAGGTGGCCTCCTGGTCCCCGGGACGCTCGCCGGCGCATCCGGTATCCCGCGCACCACCCTCGTGCGTTACCTGGAATTGCTTACCTCGGTATTTCTCATCAAGACCATTCCAGCCTGGTCCTCCGGCGTTTCGCATCGTGCCGTAGCCACCGGCAAACTCGGCTTCGTCGACACCGGAATCGCCTGCCACCTCATCGGCCAGGACGTGCACCGGCTGGCCGAACCCGATGGCGCGGCGGGTCCCATGCTGGAGAACTTCGCAGTCATGGAAATTGCCCGCCAGTTGACGTGGTCTGAGCAGCAGGGACGTCTATACCACTACCGCACCAAGGACAAGCTTGAGGTCGATGCCGTCATCGAGACGCCCGATGGCCGGGTGATCGGAGTCGAAGTCAAGGCCGGCGCCACAGTT
The Streptomyces sp. CNQ-509 DNA segment above includes these coding regions:
- a CDS encoding UbiX family flavin prenyltransferase is translated as MEPPHQTPYENPDGPPSEGPYAGQPGRDRRRPWVVGVSGASGTPYAAAVLRALLAAGEAVDLVVSRAARLTVLDETGGPFRDAHWRDDLRRWLAAGAEGRPDAFGPVDLSGVRHWAAGDLAGGPSSGSYAAKGMIVVPASTAAVAGIALGLSKDLLQRAASVTLKEGRPLVVVVRETPLPGPTLRQMVALDEAGAVVLPAAPAFYAGATGIQDLVDFVAGRALDAAGVAHKLYRRWEGELGRSR
- a CDS encoding Lrp/AsnC family transcriptional regulator; the protein is MDAVDRQLIQALRENGRASYAELGRLVGLSGPSVTDRINRLEAAGVITGYRATVDAALLGRGVTALVGISLSEAVDHDDVADRLRDLPEIEDCFFIAGADSFMLKVRAPDVDGLGKTVRRMSRIKGVSHTATTVVLSTMWESRVGEIAEE
- a CDS encoding GNAT family N-acetyltransferase — protein: MTLRYELDPAVTPALRDGICTLWADVSNAGGAVGFVPPVTPADIRPELVKHLAAMAEGRTHLIAGLDGAGRPAATAFLTLNTHRLMRHWCWLYTVMVHPGRQGTGEGRRLMAAAADAAHGLGMRGIRLTCRGGTGADTFYASCGYKEVGRVPDAIRVADDDYRDDITMWLPLHT
- a CDS encoding DUF4229 domain-containing protein produces the protein MTPKPNPAVRYTAMRLGVFAASFVILAVLVRVGALPAGLGDSNYLWVMLLSIVVSAPLSFVLLRRQRDEMSEQIVGRVQRSKERLAANRSREDEADDEARGTA
- a CDS encoding dicarboxylate/amino acid:cation symporter, which produces MSTPTPAPTAQPRSGFRIPKVPFWAQILAGLVLGVLLGWAARTGDVAWLKDTLDQIGTIFVQLLKLAVAPLVFFAILVSITNLRNVNNAARLATRTLLWFFATSLIAVAIGLAIGLLTNPGAGTDLSPKDGAAPEDSGSWIDFLTGIIPTDVITPFTELNVLQIVFMAAALGVAALKLGEKAQPIIAFSETILELLQKALWWVIRLAPLGTVGLIGFAIADYGWNLISKYATFTADVYIGCALVLFGVYPLLLATVAKVSPLQFFRGAWPAIQLAFVSRSSVGTMPVTKKVTERLGVPKEYTSFAVPFGATTKMDGCAAIYPALAAIFIAEIFDVSLGLQDYILIAFVSVIGSAATAGLTGATIMTTLTLSTLGLPLEGVGLLLAIDPILDMVRTATNVAGQAVIPVLVASQEKILDRDMYEYATSFDLDDPDPVDSQQPAQSPAVTVPA
- a CDS encoding ATP-binding protein; protein product: MSDSLEDTRVVLINGARQAGKSTLTHLITGGRPDAVIRLLDDRATLQAARDDPVGFVEHDALMVIDEIQLVPELLRSIKVAVDLDPTPGRFLLTGSSRILALRTLPDALPGRMEVIELWPFSQGELHDGADRFIDAAFAHGPALKHTSALRKRDYLERAVVGGFPEAVRRNSRRRSAFFNSYLSTLIERDVLELASIERHGELLKLLALLAGRAGGLLVPGTLAGASGIPRTTLVRYLELLTSVFLIKTIPAWSSGVSHRAVATGKLGFVDTGIACHLIGQDVHRLAEPDGAAGPMLENFAVMEIARQLTWSEQQGRLYHYRTKDKLEVDAVIETPDGRVIGVEVKAGATVRTDDLAGLRNLARLLGDRFVAGYVLYTGAQTLPFGDRIRALPMEALWHLAP